Proteins found in one Dehalococcoidia bacterium genomic segment:
- a CDS encoding acetyl-CoA acetyltransferase, translated as MAEGIKDKVAIIGMGCSQFGERWDKGPQDLMIEAFIEAIEDAGIEKKDIDAAWSGTCYEEISVGKSAIPLAATLKLPFIPATRVENFCATGSETLRGACYAVAAGAYDICLALGVEKLKDTGYGGLPQNDTQMGTSLRAAFPNFTPPGAFAMMGTRYFAQYGLSPDEGKRALAHISVKSHHNGAMNPKAHLRREITIEQVMNAPIVAWPLGLFDCCGVSDGAAAAIVTRAELAKKFRPDPVYVKALQISVSSGEELMFTDWDYAHVETTVRASKKAYGEAGIKSPREELSMMEVHDCFSITELTVYEDLGISPRGRAKEDIEAGFYDIDGKIPCQPDGGLKCFGHPIGASGLRMMYEMYKQLQGKAGPRQIKDPKFGLTHNMGGIPPVNVVSVFLVGL; from the coding sequence ATGGCTGAAGGGATAAAGGACAAGGTCGCCATTATCGGGATGGGATGCAGCCAGTTTGGAGAACGATGGGACAAGGGCCCTCAGGACTTAATGATCGAGGCCTTTATCGAAGCTATCGAGGATGCTGGTATAGAGAAGAAAGACATCGATGCTGCCTGGTCTGGCACATGCTATGAGGAAATCTCTGTAGGGAAATCCGCCATCCCCCTAGCTGCTACGTTAAAGCTGCCGTTCATTCCGGCAACGAGAGTCGAGAATTTCTGCGCCACTGGGTCGGAGACTTTAAGGGGTGCCTGCTATGCCGTTGCCGCCGGGGCCTATGATATATGTTTGGCACTCGGTGTGGAGAAGCTTAAGGACACAGGCTATGGTGGTCTTCCTCAAAACGATACCCAGATGGGGACATCGCTGAGGGCCGCCTTTCCCAACTTTACTCCCCCTGGTGCGTTTGCCATGATGGGTACCAGGTACTTCGCGCAGTATGGCCTCAGCCCCGACGAAGGCAAACGCGCCCTGGCCCATATATCGGTGAAGAGTCATCACAACGGGGCTATGAACCCCAAGGCGCACCTTCGCCGCGAGATTACCATCGAACAGGTAATGAACGCTCCTATCGTAGCCTGGCCTCTGGGTCTATTTGACTGCTGCGGGGTGAGCGATGGCGCCGCGGCGGCCATAGTGACCCGGGCTGAGCTGGCCAAGAAATTCAGGCCTGACCCGGTATATGTTAAGGCGCTACAGATCTCTGTGAGTTCCGGAGAGGAGTTGATGTTCACCGACTGGGACTACGCTCATGTTGAGACCACTGTCAGAGCCTCAAAGAAGGCTTACGGTGAGGCAGGGATCAAGAGCCCCCGGGAGGAGCTAAGCATGATGGAGGTCCACGACTGTTTCTCTATCACAGAGCTTACCGTGTACGAAGATCTGGGGATCTCGCCACGTGGGCGAGCTAAGGAGGATATCGAGGCAGGATTCTACGATATAGATGGCAAAATCCCCTGTCAGCCTGATGGGGGCCTCAAGTGCTTCGGTCATCCCATCGGCGCTTCGGGGCTGCGGATGATGTATGAGATGTACAAGCAGCTTCAGGGAAAGGCCGGGCCGCGGCAGATAAAGGATCCCAAATTTGGCCTGACCCATAACATGGGGGGTATTCCCCCGGTAAATGTTGTTAGCGTTTTCTTAGTGGGGCTTTAG